The Schistocerca nitens isolate TAMUIC-IGC-003100 chromosome 6, iqSchNite1.1, whole genome shotgun sequence DNA segment gtgaaggggatagtgaaatatctaggggtaaccttggatggGAAGCTGGACCCGtcacattaagagtatctgctccaaggcaaaaagtactctagtaACTACTAGGAGGGCTTGAGGCAAAAACTGAGACCTAAGCTCCacgggtatgcactggatatacaccacagtggttagacctaggattccCTACGGGGCCGTAGTGtgatggaagaaggtagaacagtgggTTGCTGCTAAGAAGCTTGCTAAGgtacagagattggcctgcttagccataatggGCAGAATTAGTTACACACCAAccactggaatggaagccatgctggatatgcgtccacttcacctttgggtcacgatggaggcagcagctgggacacacagacttaaaactggcaaaaactgggtctcattcagatatccagaatcacacactaaaatagtgagtgaggtaaatataggaatggctggggaaatgcctgctgactatataataactccctaCTGCTTCGACAtgtcttacaacataataattggaagtaggaacCAGTGAGAAAAAACATTTTGACACTGTACGGGGGACAtcatttggttcaccgatgggtcgaaacagaccaaggtgttggggcaggggtgtacggggttcagccaagactggagagcatcgtctctctaggaaaactggcctatgtattccaagctgaaattacagaaattaggGCGTGTGTGGAGGGGAATATGCATAGGcactacaatgaccgtagcatctacatctattcagacagccaggcagccctgaaatcttTGGCAGCTCCtgtaacaagatctaagattgttgccaCAGGGCTCtgatggagctagggggaagcaatagagtgggtccctggccactcagggatctgtggcaatgaacaagccgatagattggctaggatgggggcaacaactccatttattggaccagaacctgtcctgacaatcaccaaggctatgatcaaattagaactatggaactggcttaggaaacagcacataggatattggaccaaggtccaaaaacaaaaacatggtaaggtaatgatgcccaagccatgttttaaaagaagctctgtaatcctgggattgaacaggaaagcgatcaaactcatgactggactgatgaccggccaaggaaatttcaaaaaacacctacacacaatgggtataatggaagaggaccctaaatgtaggatctgtgatgtgggtgaagaaactgcatcacacctaatctttgaatgcatggcactggagagtaaaaggtacagaatcttcaggacaactaggcctgaagaaattgtgtctaacaaaaaactgggagagggactccttgcactatttaagggcactgattggctttactagatatacagggaatgataccacacaataaacctagttttggtgcgggcagtggcgggtcagacctaagctgttttagctaccctgttaaaatcaatcaatgaatcaatcaacatggtggcattgttatcagggttcctccgagccataatccataggtagccatcatccactgcagtagcagcccttgggcggccttagtgaggcatatcattgacagttcctctttctctgtatctcctccatgtccgaacaacatcgcattggtccactccgagatgcctggacacttcccttgttgagagcccttcctggcacaaagtaacagtacaGACACGATTGAActgcagtattgactgtctaggcatggctgaactacagacaacatgagatgtgtacctccttcctgatggaatgaccggaactgatcggctgtcggaccctctgcatctaataggcattgctcatgcatggttgtttacatctttgggcaggttttgtgacatctctgaacagtcaaagggactgtgtctgtgatacaacatccatagtcaacgtctgtcttcaggagttctgggaaccggggtgttgcaaaactttttttgatgtttgtagaaGACCTGTTCCCCATTTGTGCTGAAATATTTGCTGACAAGTGTTAGAGAAAATGAATGCAAATTGTCAGAGATTTCATGAACATATGCAAGCTCCATCTTAtctgcaaacaatggaaaatctgggatggaatttaacaattattatgagaaggaaagttgccactcaccatatagtggagatgttgagtcgcagataggcacaacaaaatgataattgtgagagtctttttgttgtgactatctgcgactcagaatctctgctataaggtgagtggcaactttccttctcataatattatctGCAAACCAATATCACAGTGGAGTGAGACCTGATCTATCAATGCAGTACATGGTAAACCAAAATGGCTACTGTGTAAATCTGTCTGCATCGTATTTCAGTGGATATCCAAAGATGTGTGTCATCATTTCTTTCACCTAGACAGAAAAAAGCTTTCACTAATAATTCCCAACAGTTTCATCATCTTTCCAAGGGGTATTGTAGCCAATGATGATTATTTGCAAGGTAAATGAAGGTATTTCGAGTGCgtctcattttttctgtttttgttacaCAATTTACTCAGTGTTTTAGATCATGTTTCACTTTAAAGCTGAAGTTCTATTCAGTGAAAATGAATAGCTTAGCAACATATGGAATTCTGTTTATGTGCTTGTTGACCACTTAGTTCCTCCTTCCAGTGCCTtaattccttccattatcaacatcCTTAACATGGAAATGATTACTGTGTTAATGGCTTGGAAGCAGAAGCAATGAAAGTATGAGCAATATTGTGTATGCTGAGCAGGTACTAGAGTACTGCTCTGAGAGGTGTAGAATGGATTTTCAGAAGAATACTTCTCACTTGCATGCATGCTGATAGGTAGTCAGACTCTTGGTGGAGAatgtatttcagttgtttcacatcAAAATGGTAGTGAGGGATTACTACTCTGGTGGAGTTTTAGGAATATTAGAGAATTATGGCAAAAGGTATTTGTCTGTGTACAATGTTTGCTGAAGAAATGCCTGTCTGGAGACCACAGCATTGGTTTCAACTTACTGGAAGAAGGAGTGCTCATCAGTAAAAATACATTGCCCACAGATGGCGAGACTAACACAGGGGTGGCAAGTATAAATATGGAGATAATGAAGTAGAAAGTTGCTAGCTGAACAGACATGGACCAAGTGAAGTAGATTGGAGATAAGATGAAGAGTTTGTGGATGAATTATATCAAAGTGTCTAAAACCTAGGCCAGGGTCATAAAGGTGTCAGCAATGAATCTGCACCTGACAAGTGATTTAGGATTTCGATACATTGAAAAGGCTTCCTTTACATCACTCATGAATCAGCAAAAGAATGAACCATGCAAATGCTTATAGTGTTGTGCATGTATGATTCCAGCTCTGCCATGAAAAGAAGTAATTGTTGTGGATGTGGACAGAGTTGGTCATGTATGCAAAGAATTAGATACAAAACTTGGGTTAACCAGGGTGTAATATAACCATtgcatggacatctctaaaaatgtttGCTCCATCTCAAAGATAACAAGATGATTGCATAAATGTTAGACTAATTTGTATATCTCCCATATTTTGTGTGGTGTAATGTATTCGTTTATCATATAAGAATATCATTTTACCATCCCttataattttacaaaatgttGCTGCTGTCCTCTGTCATTCAAAATGCATACTATCCCATATCTTTCCACTCGTATCTTTTTTAAAGGTCTTGCGACACCTGCTCATCTATGTGACTGTGTTTATTTATCTTTGCTTATACCATtctttatatatgtgtgtgtgtgtgtgttatccgtttactctgattttattattatttagggCTAGCTActcttctcagaaacttcatttctaAAGTTCAGATTTTTGTTGTGTCTTTGTCTGTCAACAATCAAGTTTCACAGCAGTATGCAAGCATTAGGACAGGCACAGTTTTGTAAAACTTATTTCTCATGCTGTTTACTTTCTTAGCATGTCTCCTATTGTTCTACACATAAACTGATATTTGCTGAGTTTATTATTTATATCTCATTTCTAGTCAAGTGTAATGTCATTAACCTGGTACGAAAAGTGTAAAATTTTGATCTACAGTATCTGAATTGTCTAAAATGATCTTACTCCTGACAGGTTCTTTTCCTCTAAGTCACGACCTGTATCGATATTTTCAGATACCAGTATTTGCTTATTTAATATACACTAGTGAGACAATTTTATTTTTCACTGGACAAATTAtgtgtgtataaattacaattataCTTGTGTTTGTCCATATTTCAACACTTATCACAATATGTgaacctaaaaacaaaaacaattattattattattattttggaaaCATTAAAACTGTATATAACTCTGCAGatgcttttttatttttctgtcagcATTCATGAGTGCAACAGTATGCTTATATTTTGAAGAGTATATAAAAAACAAGTAAATTCCAGACATTTCATGTAATATGTATTGCTCACTGCACACAAAAGTTtctcaaataaaaaaaacaataatttaggAAATATTAATTTATAGATGAACTGTATGAAAATTGCATTACTTTATGACAAAAAAAAACTGCCAAAATTCAATGAACTGGGCTCCTTTATGTAATATACCATAAATATTACCAAAAAAGGATACAATCCATACAGTGCTGGCATGAATCATCTGAATATGAAAAACAGCCAACTATTTTCAATGAAGCAATGTAATGACAAAAATCATCCATTGCTACATTCAGTGTATGCATCCAAGCTCTCAACACCTTGAGCTATGCATTTTACCCACGCCTGTatagttttcatttttgccttTGGTGGGACTGTGGCTAATACAtctgttttttctgctgtaactgaCAAGTGCCAATCTCCACTTGATAACGTTATTTCATACTTATGATTAGTCTTCACATTAAGAGGTGTCATCCATTTGACAGCAATTTTCTGATTATTAACTACACATGTTAAATTTCTTACTTGAGCAGGGAAGTACCAGTGTTCAATTAAATTTTCCTTTGTGCCAGATGTAGTATGTGTAGAACTATTGTGTTTCAGGATAGCTTTTGAAAATAAGGCTAGAAATTCTTGACCAACAACAGTATCCTGGAACATACGATATAAATAGACTGTATTATGACAGCATTCAACAGCAGGCACTTCCTTGATACTTCTAATATACGCCTTTTGTCCTTCTGACAAGTGGCTGATACCACCATGTAATTGGTGTGCATTCTCATTTGGAAaggaattattttctttttcattaaccCACTGGAAATAATTGAAAAATGAACCAGCAACCTTGCTAAGGGCCTTTACTGGTGAAACATAATCAGGATTAATACCAAAGGGAAAGATTTCAATAACCAAAGCCCCTGGCTTCACAAAAAGGCAAAGGATCATAGCTGAGCCATGCATCCCAATAACAATGTCTGAATTATGTATAAGTGACACTAATGTCTTTGTGTCATTTGTGGACAAATCTAATTTGTCAATTCTGAGACTTTCATCATGAAAAATGGAATTATATGTTTGTTTCATTGAGTTTATCAGCTCCACTTCATTCAAAATCCGGCGGTTTATTTGTCTACTAAGCAAAACACCCTGCTTTTGCCTTTCTGACTTCTTAACAGACGATAGGTTTAATTTTTTCTTAATGAAAGCAGAAAATTGTAATAACAAATGGCCATGTAGATTGCGATTTTTAATGGGTCCTTGGGGCCGCCCAAACCCGTACTGGTACCACAGAGTGTTTGAAACAAGCCCCACATGACAATGAATGAAACAGATCACGTCATGAGATTTCAGTTCCGTTGCTTGGATAGGTTCTTTGGTAGAAAACAATTTGTACCATTCATGCAATGTACCTATTCCACCACCATCTACGAAAAACAATCTATACTTTTCACGACATAGTTCTATGTCACCGTTGCATATATGTGAGTATGTGTAATAAAGGGGCAGTAAATCGTCATGCAAAACATGCATGATATTGTCCATTTTGAACCGCCACAGAGCGAACACTGAATCAAGAAAGCTTAAGTTTCTTCCAATAATGTTATCATCTGCGGAAACTGGAACTATTTGAAGATGGAATCGGTTGTGGTTTAAGACCGCTGAGGCGTCAAAACTcttgagatcctcttttcttccaatACCAGAGACAACTGAATCCTCGTtgagcaaaaacaaaaataaattttcctgtggCTTAAAATACAAGTTCTTAAAACTGCACAACCGTTTACCATGCTCTGTGAAAGTACACCAAACGGATGaaccattgacaatgtgctgattaGTTTTTTCAGTACGAGTGCATGACATTAGCTCACACCACGTCTTGTGGTAGTCCTCGTTTAATACATAAAAATACATCGCAACTGTAACAGCAACTGCACTTAAATGAAGCAACATCattttacatttcagttttattttaccTTCAGACAacggttttagcgcatgtccctcTTATGAAATACAGTGTTCGTAACTGCCTTAATTACAAATCTTTCACCACAGAATATTCCAAAAGCCAGCTCCTGTAGATACGTGTTATTTTTGCAAACAGCTTGGAACACAATACATAAACACATTATGAAGCTATTCatgtttacaaacaacagaaacagCACACAGCCACCAGCCACTTCACATCTTTATGTTATTTCACTAACATCTCTGCACTACATCACAGTTAAGCAAATTTTACTACTTCGGATTTTTTTGGTAAAAACGATAAAATAAGGATAAAATAttagaatttttattttaattatgaacTATATATTATTATGAATTTAATTATAGAAGAACTGTCCATGACAAATGAAAAAACTAATGCCACTATATTTCCTCTGAATATTTGTCTACCCAGTGTCTTAGAACTAAGTATTTATTATAAATTCATCAGAACTATAGTTTTCCAATTTATATACTGCTTATTCGACGTTTTTGCGCTTGTTGCATGATGAGAATCGCGCGTTGAAAGCGAAAGCGATATATCGAAGTATAATATTAATGCGCAACTTTATAACACTACTCGCGTTAGTATTGAATAAAAAGAATCTAACATATAATAACGATTTATCAAAAGACCTAAATTTATATAATCAAGTTTAACTTTAAATGAATTTGTATGtagaactctgaactattttgccTCGCGCAGTGTGGGAGTGGTGGGGCGCCGGCACCTGTTAATACTTGGCTCCGTGCCACCACTTCCTATCTTGTCGCTTAGCGGGCCGGTTTGAGAGTGACAGTTCTCCAGCATCTTTCTTGGATTCATCATGTCTGATCAGCCTGAGAATAAGCCGACTGAAGAGAAGGCTCAGGAGAAACCTGAGTCTCAGGCGGAAGCTCCTGCAGCTAGCGATGAAGCCGAATCCACGGAAAAGGCTCCAGAACAGCCACCGAAAGAAATGAGAGCAGTTGTTCTGACAGGGTTCGGTGGCTTAAAGTCAGTAAAGGTTTTGAAGAAACCAGAGCCAACACTCGGCGAAGGCGAAATCCTGATCCGCGTCAAGGCCTGGTGAGTAAAACTTCAATTTTTCGTAAGCAGCACTGTTAGCAGCTGTACCTTTGTTCATGCTTTTCTTTTACCATTTGGTTTGTTCGGAGTATTCTGAAAAGCACGTTTCCCTCTGACACATGTTTCCTCGCTTAGAATTACTGTAAGCTGGATTATATTTCCTATCATAAAGAATGTTGTAAACCATATGGGAAGTGCCTAATTTGTTAGCCGTTGTCCAGCAGTCTCAACAGGTGGCGCCAGTTCCGCAGTACAACAGGTTAGTTACAGCAGGCATGGAATTACTTTCGTAAaatcatgatttaaaaaaaaaattttttttgaaggaaACCGCACTAAAGAAGGGACGCAGGTCAACTTGTGAAGGGTGTGGCGCCTTGCCCGATCAATACATGTTCTCTTCTGCGTGAAGCCTGTATGCCATGCGGCATGGCTTTCTCATTCAACAAGTTTCTCTCGCATCCGTGGATGAGGGGATGTATAGCGTGTTATTCTCGATTTCAGTGGCAGCAGGAAGTGTTCTGTCGTCGAGAAAGTACATTTAAACTGAATGACGTATTCCTGACTTCTTGAAACTAGATTGTCACGAAGGTCTGCGTCGAATAAAATTGAATGTTTTGAAGTGTCTAGAGCACAGGCAATTTGACGTTTAGCTGATTTGTTGTAGCATTTGGTTTTTCGCCGTTGTATGCGTTAATACTAGATTAGAAAGGAAATATAGTAAGCAGTTCCGTCTAAAGGATTCTATTGCGGCAGCTAGCGGAGGCCGTCATATCGAAACGGTGACTCATCTGCTATTCACCATCAAATGTAAAATACGTGTACCCAAGCGGTATGACAACGAAGGAATATTCATCTCACAGATGGATAAATTTGGTAGAATTCTGGTATCATTTGAACATGTTAAAATATTATTAAACTAGCGCTGCTAGTAGTG contains these protein-coding regions:
- the LOC126262523 gene encoding protein O-linked-mannose beta-1,4-N-acetylglucosaminyltransferase 2-like; translation: MMLLHLSAVAVTVAMYFYVLNEDYHKTWCELMSCTRTEKTNQHIVNGSSVWCTFTEHGKRLCSFKNLYFKPQENLFLFLLNEDSVVSGIGRKEDLKSFDASAVLNHNRFHLQIVPVSADDNIIGRNLSFLDSVFALWRFKMDNIMHVLHDDLLPLYYTYSHICNGDIELCREKYRLFFVDGGGIGTLHEWYKLFSTKEPIQATELKSHDVICFIHCHVGLVSNTLWYQYGFGRPQGPIKNRNLHGHLLLQFSAFIKKKLNLSSVKKSERQKQGVLLSRQINRRILNEVELINSMKQTYNSIFHDESLRIDKLDLSTNDTKTLVSLIHNSDIVIGMHGSAMILCLFVKPGALVIEIFPFGINPDYVSPVKALSKVAGSFFNYFQWVNEKENNSFPNENAHQLHGGISHLSEGQKAYIRSIKEVPAVECCHNTVYLYRMFQDTVVGQEFLALFSKAILKHNSSTHTTSGTKENLIEHWYFPAQVRNLTCVVNNQKIAVKWMTPLNVKTNHKYEITLSSGDWHLSVTAEKTDVLATVPPKAKMKTIQAWVKCIAQGVESLDAYTECSNG